A stretch of the Bradyrhizobium sp. CCBAU 53351 genome encodes the following:
- a CDS encoding flagellar hook associated protein: MSISSINYSSSVLGSQIRNINQQLTDLSTQLSTGKLSQNYSGMGTNEGFAIAGRAQLSNIAAYTDTITNVNVSINLANTALQSLTKIRSTVQTGAANTAQDLNVNGQTIAQNTAAAQFGSMVGVLNTQTGNRYLFSGTAVNTQPVADAGDIINGTTTQAGFKTVMAERQAADLGANGMGRLVQTQPTPSSVKVSEDVPGSPFGLKLKAASLTMPTATLTGPSGSPVSFAVDLNGVNPSNGDKLSVQFTLPDGTTEQIDLTASTATPTPLGSFAIDPGNPNAVPPVLPDPNVTALNLNNALNTAIKKLAGTSLVAASAVTAGDNFFNTVGSATANAAGTSNLISYTSTTGTGSVALQDSAAAAASTTTSLDPAATPHLNGAVLTALANAPTGTTLTITGANGAHTITFDPAVTTVTTAGGNTTIGLASGSTAKMSDILNAIATAAGIPAANVTLSAGGNIQIATGTGTDVSVTGGPAATALGLSSVTRGNAASTPPITGSTVLSGTAIAGGSQVLSTAFQAGSAGPPVVNPDTITVNGQTLTFVASGATGPNQINITDDITTLLGKIDQLTGTSKPSTIHGGFITINTDNPGSLNISSSNGAAFGALGFTSSPVTAAKAPLRVGTSPASSATTLVNGTATTVKWYQGNDGPGSARSTAMARVDDSVTVQYGAQADEDAIRRQLQAIAVFGTFSTSPTGQYSGGQVSALSQRVTQALTQQPGQQRIEDIQTDIAMAQNTMKDASTRQTQAKAQLQTIIDQAESASPDQVASQILALQNALQASYQVTSNLAQLSLVKFL; encoded by the coding sequence ATGTCGATCAGCAGTATCAACTACTCCTCGTCGGTTCTCGGCTCGCAGATCCGCAACATCAATCAGCAGCTCACCGACCTGTCGACGCAGCTCTCGACCGGCAAGCTGTCGCAGAACTATTCCGGGATGGGCACCAACGAGGGCTTTGCGATCGCCGGGCGCGCGCAGCTCTCCAACATCGCCGCCTATACCGACACGATCACCAACGTCAACGTCAGCATCAACCTCGCCAACACCGCGTTGCAGTCGCTGACCAAGATCCGCAGCACGGTGCAGACCGGCGCCGCCAACACCGCGCAGGATCTCAACGTCAACGGCCAGACGATCGCGCAGAACACCGCCGCGGCGCAATTCGGCTCGATGGTCGGCGTCCTCAACACCCAGACGGGCAACCGCTATCTGTTCTCCGGAACCGCGGTCAACACGCAACCGGTTGCGGATGCCGGCGACATCATCAACGGCACCACGACGCAGGCGGGCTTCAAGACCGTGATGGCGGAACGCCAGGCCGCTGACCTCGGCGCCAACGGCATGGGCCGTCTGGTGCAGACGCAGCCGACGCCGAGTTCGGTGAAGGTGTCGGAAGACGTCCCCGGATCGCCGTTCGGCCTCAAGCTCAAGGCGGCCTCCCTGACGATGCCAACTGCGACGCTCACCGGCCCGAGCGGCTCGCCGGTGTCGTTCGCCGTCGATCTCAACGGCGTGAATCCGAGCAATGGCGACAAGCTGAGCGTGCAGTTCACGCTGCCGGACGGCACTACCGAGCAGATCGACCTGACCGCCTCCACCGCGACGCCGACGCCGCTCGGCAGCTTCGCGATCGATCCGGGTAATCCCAATGCCGTTCCGCCGGTTCTTCCCGACCCGAACGTCACGGCGTTGAACCTCAACAACGCACTGAATACTGCGATAAAGAAGCTCGCTGGCACCTCGCTGGTGGCGGCGTCGGCCGTGACCGCCGGCGACAATTTCTTCAATACGGTTGGATCAGCCACCGCGAACGCGGCTGGCACCAGCAATCTGATCTCTTATACCTCGACGACCGGGACGGGCTCGGTCGCGTTGCAGGACAGCGCAGCGGCGGCCGCGTCGACGACGACCTCGCTTGATCCGGCGGCGACACCCCATCTCAACGGAGCCGTCCTCACCGCGCTCGCCAACGCTCCGACCGGTACCACTCTGACCATCACCGGCGCGAACGGCGCCCACACGATCACCTTCGACCCGGCCGTCACCACGGTCACGACGGCCGGTGGCAACACCACGATCGGACTGGCTTCGGGCAGCACTGCGAAGATGTCTGATATCCTGAATGCGATCGCGACGGCCGCCGGCATCCCCGCCGCAAACGTAACCTTGAGCGCCGGCGGCAATATCCAGATCGCGACCGGCACCGGTACAGACGTGTCGGTCACCGGCGGCCCGGCGGCCACGGCGCTCGGTCTCAGTAGCGTGACGCGCGGCAACGCGGCGTCGACGCCGCCGATCACCGGTTCGACCGTGCTCAGCGGCACTGCGATTGCGGGTGGCTCGCAAGTCCTCTCGACGGCGTTCCAGGCGGGGTCGGCGGGACCGCCTGTCGTCAACCCCGATACGATCACGGTGAACGGTCAAACGCTGACGTTCGTCGCCTCGGGCGCCACAGGCCCGAACCAGATCAACATTACCGACGACATCACAACTCTGCTCGGCAAGATCGATCAGTTGACCGGCACCTCGAAGCCGTCGACCATCCATGGCGGCTTCATCACGATCAACACCGACAATCCCGGCAGCCTCAACATCAGCAGTTCGAACGGCGCGGCGTTCGGAGCGCTTGGCTTCACGTCCTCTCCGGTCACGGCAGCAAAGGCTCCGCTGCGGGTCGGGACCTCCCCGGCAAGCTCGGCGACCACGCTGGTAAACGGGACCGCCACCACCGTGAAATGGTACCAGGGCAACGACGGGCCCGGCTCGGCGCGCTCGACAGCGATGGCGCGGGTCGACGATTCCGTCACGGTGCAGTATGGCGCCCAGGCGGACGAAGATGCGATCCGCCGGCAATTGCAGGCGATCGCGGTGTTCGGGACGTTCTCGACCTCGCCGACCGGGCAGTATTCGGGCGGGCAGGTCTCCGCGCTGAGCCAGCGGGTGACGCAGGCTCTGACGCAGCAGCCCGGCCAGCAGCGCATCGAGGACATCCAGACCGACATCGCGATGGCCCAGAACACGATGAAGGACGCCTCCACGCGCCAGACCCAGGCCAAGGCGCAGCTCCAGACCATCATCGACCAGGCGGAATCGGCTTCGCCCGACCAGGTGGCGAGCCAAATCCTGGCGCTGCAGAATGCGCTGCAGGCATCCTACCAGGTGACCTCGAATCTCGCGCAGCTCTCGCTCGTCAAGTTTCTGTAA
- the flgK gene encoding flagellar hook-associated protein FlgK encodes MGLSSALASAMSGLRANQAALSIVSSNVANAQTPGYVVQTPNQIEVTTGDFGSTAMTTGVSRELDTFVLNQLRTETGGSGYAAQMANILKQLQSVYGTPGNSGTLETALNNFTTALQALSTSSGASSAQTVALGAAQALATQLNVTTKGIQSLRSNVEQDLGTSAQAANAAMQQVANINTKLQGLSANDPSAATLMDQRDQAINTLSKYVDVRVTTDGSNQANIYTTTGIQLVGAGLASQFTFASAGAMSATSLYNIDPAKSGVGALNIVLPNGSKVDVVANNVVSSGQIAADLKLRDQTLVQAQNQIDQLAATMSSALSDKTTAGSTVSGPPAGFDVDLGGALPGNTATFTYTDTATNTQRQITLVNVTDPAALPLQNATNANPMQIGVNFSGGMGAIASALNTALSTSHLSFSAAPAPASATTLRVTDDNSGLARVNSASTSKTVSSLTSGNPQLAVFTDGGQALYTGAITGSGSQLTGFAGRIKVNTQLTADPTRMSVYNTSPVTPAGDTTRSDYLYSQLTSAVFSYSPQSGLGSANQPFTGSVSGYLQQFLSIQANASTQATQLQEGQGVVVSTLQAKFDSTSKVNLDSEMSNLIQLQNAYAANAHVMSVVQSMMNTLIQAQV; translated from the coding sequence ATGGGTTTGAGTTCAGCCCTCGCCAGCGCGATGAGCGGCCTGCGTGCCAACCAGGCCGCGCTCTCGATCGTCTCCTCGAACGTCGCGAATGCGCAGACGCCGGGTTACGTCGTCCAGACCCCGAACCAGATCGAGGTCACCACCGGCGATTTCGGCTCGACGGCGATGACGACCGGCGTCAGCCGGGAGCTCGACACCTTCGTGCTGAACCAGCTGCGCACCGAGACCGGCGGCAGCGGTTACGCCGCCCAGATGGCCAACATCCTGAAGCAGCTTCAGAGTGTCTATGGCACGCCCGGCAACAGCGGCACGCTGGAAACCGCGCTGAACAACTTCACCACGGCGCTGCAGGCGCTGTCGACCAGCTCGGGCGCGTCGTCGGCGCAAACGGTGGCCCTCGGTGCGGCGCAGGCGCTGGCCACGCAGCTCAACGTCACCACCAAGGGCATCCAGTCGCTGCGCTCCAACGTCGAGCAGGATCTCGGCACCTCGGCGCAGGCCGCGAACGCTGCCATGCAGCAGGTCGCCAACATCAACACCAAGCTGCAGGGCCTGTCGGCCAACGACCCCTCGGCCGCGACGCTGATGGACCAGCGCGACCAGGCCATCAACACGCTGTCGAAATATGTCGACGTCCGCGTCACCACCGACGGATCGAACCAGGCCAACATCTACACCACGACGGGCATCCAGCTGGTCGGTGCGGGGCTCGCCTCACAATTCACTTTCGCTTCCGCCGGGGCGATGTCTGCGACCTCGCTCTACAACATCGATCCGGCCAAGTCGGGCGTCGGCGCGCTCAACATCGTGCTGCCGAACGGCTCGAAGGTCGACGTCGTCGCCAACAACGTGGTCTCATCGGGCCAGATCGCGGCTGATCTGAAGCTGCGCGATCAGACGCTGGTGCAGGCGCAGAACCAGATCGACCAGCTCGCCGCGACGATGTCGAGCGCATTGTCCGACAAGACCACGGCCGGCAGCACGGTGTCGGGTCCGCCCGCTGGCTTTGACGTCGACCTCGGCGGCGCGCTCCCGGGCAACACCGCCACCTTCACTTACACCGACACGGCCACCAACACCCAGCGCCAGATCACGCTGGTGAATGTGACCGATCCGGCTGCCTTGCCGCTGCAGAATGCGACCAACGCCAACCCGATGCAGATCGGCGTGAATTTTTCCGGCGGCATGGGCGCGATCGCCTCGGCGCTCAACACCGCGCTTTCGACCTCGCATCTCAGCTTCTCTGCCGCGCCAGCGCCGGCGAGCGCCACGACGCTGCGGGTCACGGACGACAATTCCGGTCTCGCCAGGGTCAATTCGGCCTCGACGAGCAAGACCGTGTCGTCGCTGACCTCGGGCAATCCGCAACTGGCGGTGTTCACCGATGGCGGGCAGGCGCTTTACACCGGCGCGATCACCGGCTCGGGCTCGCAGCTGACCGGCTTTGCCGGTCGCATCAAGGTGAACACGCAGCTGACCGCCGACCCCACCAGGATGTCGGTGTACAACACCTCGCCGGTGACGCCCGCGGGTGACACCACGCGTTCGGACTATCTCTACTCGCAGCTCACCAGCGCGGTGTTCTCCTATTCACCGCAGAGCGGCCTCGGCTCGGCCAACCAGCCCTTCACCGGCAGCGTCTCGGGCTATCTGCAGCAATTCCTCAGCATCCAGGCCAACGCCTCAACTCAGGCCACCCAGCTCCAAGAGGGGCAGGGCGTCGTGGTCTCGACGCTGCAGGCCAAGTTCGACTCGACCTCCAAGGTCAATCTGGACTCGGAGATGTCGAACCTGATCCAGCTGCAGAATGCCTACGCCGCCAACGCCCACGTCATGTCGGTGGTGCAGAGCATGATGAACACGTTGATCCAGGCTCAAGTGTAG